The Mycobacteriales bacterium nucleotide sequence TGCACGACCTGCTCGACCGGCTGCGCGACGACCTCGAGGGCGCGGGGGAGTGGGACGAGATCACCTCGCTCGCCGAGCAGGCGCTGATGCGCGGGACCTCGGCGGCACGGCAACGCCAGGTCATGGAGCGCACCGGCGACCTCGTCGAGGTCACCCGCTCCGTCGTCCTCGACACCTTCGGCGACTGAGGGCGGCGACTGAGGTGCCTTCGCTGGGTGAGCTGGGGGAGCGGGCGTCCTCCGGGGACGTGCTCTTCGAGGGTGACCGCTGGACCGCAGCCGAGCTCTCGGACCGGGCGGCTCGCGTGGCGGGTGGCCTCGTCGAGCTCGGCGTGCGCCCCGGCGACCGGGTCGCGGTCTGCTCGCTCAACACCCCCGACGTCCTCGTCCTCTACGACGCGGTCTGGCGGGCTGGTGCCATCGCGACGCCGGTCGTTCCCGCGGCCAGCGAGGCCGAGCTGCGGCACGTCCTGGACGAGGCCTCGCCCTCTCTGCTCGTCACGTCGCCGGAGCGGGCAGCGACGGTGTCCGGCCTGCCGGTCCTCACGGATCTGCCGCTCGGTGATGCCGTCTCGGCCGTCTCGGCCGACGGGTCGGACCCGGCGGCCCTGCTCTTCACCGGCGGCACCACCGGTCGGGCGAAGGGCGTCGTGCTCACCCACGACAACCTCTGGCACACGGGGCGCGCGCGGCAGTCGGTCCTGGATGACAGTGGTGTCCGGTCGATGCTCGTGCCGCTCCCGCTTTCGCACGTCTACGGCCTGCTCAACGCGGTGTGCCGGATGCACCAGGGCTCGCCCGTGCCGCTGCTGCTGCAGCGCCGCTTCGACGCGGTGGAGTGGGTGGCGCTCGTCCGCGCGCACGCCGTCGAGGCCGGCGCTCTGGTCCCGTCGATGCTGCAGCTGCTGCTCGCCCACGACCTCGACGGTCTCGACAGCTTGCGCTACCTCACCTGCGGTGGGGCGCCGCTCGCTCCCGCGGTCGTCCACGAGTTCCAGCGGCGGGTGCCCTCGGTCGTCGTCTGCGACGGCTACGGCTGCACCGAGGTCACCTCCACCGCGACGATGAACCCGCCCGACGCACCCCGGGTCGGCACTGTGGGCCTGCCTATCCCCGGCGTCGAGATCCGCATCGACGAGCCGACCGGAGAGGTGCTCGTCCGCTCGCCCGGCGTGATGGCGGGCTACTGGCGGGACGTCGCCGCCACCGCCGAGGCCGTCGACCCCGACGGCTGGATGCGCACCGGCGACGTCGGACACCTCGACGCCGACGGCTACCTCACGGTGGTCGACCGGCTCAAGGACCTCGTCATCCGCGGTGGCTTC carries:
- a CDS encoding class I adenylate-forming enzyme family protein, translating into MLFEGDRWTAAELSDRAARVAGGLVELGVRPGDRVAVCSLNTPDVLVLYDAVWRAGAIATPVVPAASEAELRHVLDEASPSLLVTSPERAATVSGLPVLTDLPLGDAVSAVSADGSDPAALLFTGGTTGRAKGVVLTHDNLWHTGRARQSVLDDSGVRSMLVPLPLSHVYGLLNAVCRMHQGSPVPLLLQRRFDAVEWVALVRAHAVEAGALVPSMLQLLLAHDLDGLDSLRYLTCGGAPLAPAVVHEFQRRVPSVVVCDGYGCTEVTSTATMNPPDAPRVGTVGLPIPGVEIRIDEPTGEVLVRSPGVMAGYWRDVAATAEAVDPDGWMRTGDVGHLDADGYLTVVDRLKDLVIRGGFNVYPRDVEDVLLQHPAVASAAVVGRPDPVLGEEVVAFVSLRPGLTVASAELVAFGAERLGRHKHPREVRIVDVVPLTPVGKTDRKQLRALLRDDRGSQPES